A genomic window from Streptomyces mirabilis includes:
- a CDS encoding DUF4360 domain-containing protein, producing MGPGPAPTDRKKDCQLDLRVHVPGGYTYAIVSAGYRGFASLAPGASGTQGASHPFQGNAHTTNSTHHFKGGFNGNWQRTGTVDVAARVFAPCGEERDLNINTELRVERGTSSPSATSFMEMDSTDGRIKTVYQMAWKRCRRSPGAAIGGCVQAE from the coding sequence ATGGGGCCCGGGCCGGCGCCGACCGACCGGAAGAAGGACTGTCAGCTCGACCTGCGAGTGCACGTCCCCGGTGGCTACACCTACGCGATCGTGTCCGCCGGCTACCGCGGCTTCGCGTCACTGGCGCCGGGTGCGTCCGGGACCCAGGGGGCCAGCCACCCCTTCCAGGGCAACGCCCACACCACCAACTCGACCCACCACTTCAAGGGCGGGTTCAACGGCAACTGGCAGAGGACCGGCACCGTGGACGTCGCCGCCCGGGTCTTCGCCCCCTGCGGGGAGGAGCGCGACCTCAACATCAACACTGAACTGCGGGTCGAGCGCGGCACCTCGAGCCCGAGTGCCACCAGCTTCATGGAGATGGACTCAACGGACGGCAGGATCAAAACCGTGTACCAGATGGCCTGGAAGCGGTGTCGGCGATCTCCTGGCGCTGCGATCGGCGGGTGCGTCCAGGCTGAGTGA